One window of Deltaproteobacteria bacterium genomic DNA carries:
- a CDS encoding aldehyde dehydrogenase family protein encodes MKILCRNPATLESLGEVPVTTPEEVRGTVAKAREAFAFWSKLSFKERGKQLLAARDYIGTHRDEIAAVITKENGKPLAESISADIVPVMDLATYFARNAEKILRREKVWLGKWNFMGRQSFIEFAPLGVVGIIAPWNFPFSIPCGQTIMALAAGNTVVLKPAGITSLIGLKIQEIFDAVGLPKGVLTVVTGDSQTGAALVQAGVQKIIFTGSVGVGRKVMEMASKTLTPVVLELGGKDPMVVLPDADLETASSAAVWGAFTNCGQVCASVERLYLHESIAESFIQKCVQKTRQLRIGEGIDPNTDVGPLTNESQLKNVEQQVESAKREGAKVLVGGNRVTGRNGYFYTPTILTNVHHRMEVMQEETFGPVLPIMTFKTEEEAIRLANDSRFGLTASVWTKNIRKGTEIAQKIEAGTVTVNENVYTYAVPQTPWGGPKESGIGRTHGRQGFLELVEPRHIHINRIAGMKDLWWYSYNESRIKVLKALADLFFVPGLIRRAGALVRLIGAMFRIKNV; translated from the coding sequence ATGAAGATCCTCTGTCGCAATCCGGCGACGTTAGAATCGTTGGGAGAGGTCCCGGTGACGACACCGGAAGAGGTCCGGGGGACGGTGGCCAAGGCCCGTGAGGCGTTTGCCTTCTGGTCGAAACTTTCCTTTAAGGAGAGGGGAAAACAGCTCCTCGCGGCCCGCGATTATATAGGGACCCATAGGGATGAGATTGCCGCGGTGATTACAAAAGAAAACGGCAAGCCTCTGGCTGAATCAATTTCTGCGGATATCGTTCCGGTGATGGATCTTGCCACCTATTTTGCCAGGAATGCGGAAAAAATCTTGAGGCGCGAGAAGGTCTGGCTGGGGAAATGGAACTTTATGGGGAGACAAAGTTTTATCGAATTTGCCCCGCTGGGGGTCGTTGGCATCATCGCCCCCTGGAATTTTCCGTTTTCCATCCCGTGCGGCCAAACGATCATGGCCCTCGCGGCCGGCAATACGGTGGTGTTAAAACCGGCCGGGATCACCTCTCTGATCGGGCTCAAGATCCAGGAGATCTTTGATGCGGTCGGCTTGCCAAAAGGGGTTCTGACCGTGGTGACCGGGGACTCCCAGACCGGCGCCGCCCTTGTCCAGGCCGGCGTCCAGAAAATCATTTTTACCGGGAGTGTGGGGGTTGGCCGGAAGGTGATGGAGATGGCCTCAAAGACACTGACACCGGTGGTTCTAGAACTGGGGGGCAAGGACCCGATGGTGGTCCTGCCGGATGCCGACCTGGAAACCGCCTCCAGCGCGGCGGTCTGGGGGGCCTTTACCAACTGCGGTCAGGTCTGTGCCTCCGTTGAAAGGTTGTATCTCCACGAATCGATCGCCGAATCGTTTATTCAAAAATGCGTTCAGAAGACGCGGCAACTCCGGATCGGTGAAGGGATCGATCCAAATACCGATGTCGGGCCGTTGACCAATGAATCCCAACTAAAAAACGTGGAGCAACAGGTCGAATCGGCCAAGAGAGAAGGGGCGAAGGTCTTGGTTGGTGGGAACAGAGTTACCGGCAGGAACGGTTACTTTTATACACCGACGATCTTGACCAACGTCCATCACCGGATGGAGGTGATGCAGGAGGAGACATTCGGGCCTGTTTTACCGATCATGACCTTCAAAACGGAAGAAGAGGCGATCCGACTCGCCAACGATTCCCGTTTTGGGCTGACCGCCTCCGTTTGGACGAAGAATATCCGGAAGGGGACCGAGATCGCCCAAAAAATTGAGGCGGGGACGGTGACGGTCAATGAGAACGTCTATACCTATGCCGTCCCGCAAACCCCATGGGGAGGGCCGAAGGAATCGGGGATCGGCCGAACCCATGGGAGGCAGGGATTTCTGGAACTGGTCGAACCGCGCCATATCCATATCAACCGGATCGCCGGAATGAAGGACCTCTGGTGGTACTCCTACAACGAGTCGAGGATCAAGGTGCTCAAGGCGCTGGCCGATCTCTTTTTTGTGCCGGGACTCATCCGCCGGGCGGGGGCGTTGGTACGGTTGATCGGGGCGATGTTTCGGATTAAAAATGTTTGA
- a CDS encoding bZIP transcription factor has product MRKFLFALVLSLVVFTTLNFLYCNLDSETFNYPMVFKFSIPGLIALRSVPLPAGFVMIAAFCLGIVSLSLIQALPSFYRSLATRAHRKRIKDLEKEVEALRDESIGSASEAKEFPKSLNDSL; this is encoded by the coding sequence ATGAGAAAATTCCTGTTCGCCCTGGTCCTCTCGCTGGTTGTCTTTACCACACTTAATTTTCTCTACTGCAATCTGGACAGCGAAACCTTCAATTACCCGATGGTCTTTAAATTCAGCATCCCGGGGCTGATCGCCCTCCGGTCGGTACCCCTGCCGGCCGGTTTTGTGATGATTGCCGCTTTTTGTCTGGGGATTGTCTCCCTCTCCCTCATCCAGGCCCTTCCTTCCTTTTACCGGTCGCTCGCGACACGGGCCCATCGAAAGAGGATTAAGGATTTGGAAAAAGAGGTGGAGGCTTTGCGGGACGAGAGTATAGGGTCAGCTTCCGAAGCGAAGGAATTTCCGAAATCTTTGAACGATTCCCTTTGA
- the der gene encoding ribosome biogenesis GTPase Der produces the protein MKPIVALVGRPNVGKSTLFNRIIGKRKAITFDIPGVTRDRHYATAFWEGREFLCVDTGGFPAGKGDSVETKIEEQILLAIEEASVVLFIVDAQTGLTPFDRTIAERLRRSRKNFLIVVNKIDVPSHEEKIAEFYGLGRDLYPVSAEHGARIGDLLDVVVKNLPTASRGASSGSGDEKADIKIALIGRPNVGKSSLLNRLTGFPRAVVDELPGTTRDVIDSLVTLHGKKYLLLDTAGIRKKGKSDSFLERTCIILAEKAIRRADLCLLVLDAGAGLSRQEASIAGFAAENGRGIIVLVNKWDLSIRERGNKEPYVEKIRTAFKFVPFSPVLFVSAKSGFGIPKIWEEIDGLYGELGRNWEKETLGEILFQALEKHPPPLYRGYPPIYLGARQVGQYPPTLIVYLNHPEAVHFSMERYLLSQFRKGLGLERGPLRILFRKGN, from the coding sequence ATGAAACCAATCGTCGCCCTTGTCGGCCGCCCCAATGTTGGCAAATCGACCCTCTTCAACCGGATCATCGGCAAGAGAAAGGCGATCACCTTTGATATCCCGGGGGTGACGAGGGATCGTCACTATGCCACCGCCTTCTGGGAGGGAAGGGAATTTCTCTGTGTCGATACGGGTGGTTTCCCCGCAGGGAAGGGGGATTCTGTAGAAACGAAGATAGAGGAACAGATCCTGCTCGCCATCGAAGAGGCCTCAGTAGTTCTCTTTATTGTCGATGCCCAAACCGGCCTGACCCCCTTTGACCGGACGATCGCCGAACGCCTCCGCCGTTCCCGCAAAAATTTTCTGATTGTCGTAAACAAGATTGACGTCCCTTCGCACGAAGAAAAAATCGCAGAATTTTATGGCCTCGGCCGGGATCTCTACCCTGTTTCGGCCGAACATGGGGCGAGGATTGGGGATCTCCTCGATGTTGTCGTTAAAAATCTTCCCACCGCCAGCAGGGGTGCTTCTAGTGGTTCAGGGGACGAAAAGGCGGATATCAAGATAGCCTTGATCGGCCGTCCCAACGTCGGCAAGTCGTCTCTTCTGAATCGCCTCACCGGTTTTCCAAGGGCGGTTGTTGATGAACTGCCTGGGACGACACGGGATGTGATCGATAGTCTCGTGACCCTCCATGGCAAGAAATACCTCCTCCTGGATACCGCTGGCATCCGGAAGAAGGGAAAGTCCGATTCGTTTTTGGAGAGAACCTGCATCATCCTCGCCGAAAAGGCGATCCGCCGTGCTGATCTATGCCTTCTGGTCCTTGATGCTGGTGCCGGTCTTTCCCGGCAGGAAGCCTCTATTGCCGGATTCGCCGCGGAGAACGGCCGAGGAATCATCGTGCTGGTCAACAAGTGGGACCTCTCCATCCGGGAACGGGGGAATAAAGAGCCCTACGTTGAAAAAATTAGGACTGCTTTCAAGTTTGTCCCCTTTTCGCCGGTCCTTTTTGTCTCGGCCAAAAGCGGCTTTGGGATCCCCAAGATCTGGGAGGAGATCGATGGTCTTTACGGAGAACTGGGGAGGAACTGGGAGAAGGAAACGCTGGGTGAAATTCTTTTTCAGGCCCTGGAGAAACACCCGCCCCCTTTGTACCGGGGATACCCGCCGATCTATCTGGGGGCGAGACAGGTGGGTCAGTACCCGCCGACACTGATTGTTTATCTCAATCATCCGGAGGCGGTCCATTTTTCTATGGAGCGGTACCTTCTTTCACAATTCAGAAAAGGATTGGGGTTGGAGAGGGGACCTTTAAGAATTTTATTTCGCAAAGGAAATTGA
- a CDS encoding integration host factor subunit beta: MNKSDLVNSLDKKLSHLSHRDVDTIIDTIFDRMTEALSGGDRIEIRGFGTFEIRVREPRVGRNPKSGAKVSIDLRKVPFFKAGKELKERLNKGGSPKG; the protein is encoded by the coding sequence ATGAACAAAAGCGATCTCGTTAACAGTCTCGACAAGAAGCTCTCTCATCTGTCCCACAGGGACGTCGATACGATCATTGACACCATCTTTGACCGGATGACCGAGGCCCTCTCCGGCGGCGACCGGATCGAGATTCGTGGGTTCGGCACCTTCGAGATCCGGGTCCGTGAACCAAGGGTTGGGAGAAATCCAAAATCCGGCGCCAAGGTCTCCATCGATCTCCGCAAGGTCCCCTTCTTCAAGGCGGGAAAGGAACTGAAGGAGCGGCTCAACAAGGGTGGTTCCCCCAAGGGTTAA
- a CDS encoding HIT domain-containing protein, producing the protein MKVLWAPWRMEFILGKKPRGDSPKGCVFCRMVREKKDKKNLVLARKNSCFVVLNKYPYNNGHLMVVPRRHLSEITGLRNDEMLEVTQTIQEAVVRLKKTLHPDGFNIGINQGRLAGAGIADHIHFHIVPRWEADTNFMPVLASTKQMPQHIKESYDLLAREWRGRR; encoded by the coding sequence ATGAAAGTTCTCTGGGCCCCATGGAGGATGGAGTTCATCCTGGGCAAGAAACCCAGGGGTGATTCACCCAAGGGTTGTGTCTTTTGCCGGATGGTTCGTGAAAAAAAGGATAAAAAGAATCTGGTCTTGGCCCGCAAGAACTCCTGTTTTGTCGTCCTGAACAAGTACCCTTATAATAATGGTCATCTCATGGTCGTTCCCCGGCGGCATCTGTCGGAAATAACCGGTCTGCGGAACGATGAAATGCTGGAAGTAACGCAGACGATCCAGGAGGCGGTGGTCCGGTTGAAGAAGACCCTTCATCCTGACGGTTTCAATATTGGCATCAACCAGGGAAGACTGGCAGGGGCCGGGATTGCCGACCATATTCATTTTCACATCGTTCCGCGCTGGGAGGCGGATACCAATTTCATGCCGGTCTTGGCCTCCACGAAACAGATGCCCCAGCATATTAAAGAGAGTTACGATCTTTTGGCCAGAGAGTGGAGGGGACGACGATGA
- a CDS encoding alpha/beta fold hydrolase, producing MPISRLKKLYHQTKRDLLNTATYVRMTLEGNKVQKLTDFASCQHPVLLLYGFGATRRTVSILERRLRRDGFCVFSFNLGGIFKTFNTRCIEEGAEFIQQKVERLCQRFNLSKISIIGHSQGGLIGRYYVKRLGGAKRVRSLITLAAPHNGNHWAILGLATPLALISKSLRQMVPMSPFIRKLKQGPFPKNVRFTSIYSRGDRVCYYKSAMLEIRPEDKNLKNIDIPGLSHSDFVIRRSVYNVIKRELVEGEKE from the coding sequence ATGCCGATCTCTAGATTAAAAAAACTATACCATCAGACGAAACGGGATCTCCTCAATACCGCCACCTATGTCCGGATGACCTTGGAGGGAAACAAGGTCCAGAAACTAACCGACTTTGCCAGTTGCCAACACCCCGTTCTTCTCCTCTACGGTTTTGGCGCCACACGAAGGACTGTCAGTATTCTGGAACGCCGTCTCCGTCGCGATGGCTTCTGCGTCTTTTCCTTCAACCTTGGCGGGATTTTCAAGACGTTCAACACCCGGTGCATCGAGGAGGGCGCCGAGTTCATCCAACAAAAGGTCGAACGACTTTGTCAACGGTTCAACTTAAGCAAGATCAGCATTATCGGCCATTCTCAAGGGGGACTCATCGGGCGTTACTATGTCAAACGGTTGGGGGGGGCCAAGAGGGTCCGCTCCCTGATCACACTGGCGGCCCCTCATAACGGCAACCACTGGGCGATCCTTGGTTTGGCAACGCCGCTTGCGCTAATTTCCAAGAGTCTCCGCCAGATGGTGCCGATGTCCCCATTTATCCGAAAATTAAAACAGGGTCCTTTTCCAAAAAACGTCCGTTTTACATCCATCTATTCCAGGGGTGATCGTGTCTGTTATTACAAGAGCGCCATGCTGGAGATCCGGCCCGAAGACAAGAATCTGAAGAACATCGACATCCCGGGCCTCTCCCATTCCGATTTTGTGATCCGGCGGTCCGTTTACAATGTGATCAAACGGGAGTTGGTCGAAGGAGAAAAAGAGTAG
- the guaB gene encoding IMP dehydrogenase, which translates to MEGYPTQKFPQGLTFDDVLLLPGESEVLPKDVDTSTRLTSRILLRIPLISAAMDSVTDARMAIAMARCGGIGIIHRNMTIPEQALEIERVKKSESGMILKPITLSPDQKVRDAVKVMQENNISGVPITEEGGLVGILTHRDLRFLKNLNLKIEEVMTKEVVTAKEGIDLEKAKEILQKRRIEKLPVVDAKNNLKGLITIKDIEKATKYPDSCKDEQGRLRVGAAIGVGDASLERAEVLITAGADLIVIDTAHGHTRSVLETVKAFRKKFPDQDLIVGNVATEEGAASLVKAGVDGIKVGVGPGSICTTRIVSGVGVPQITAILACAAAVKKSTVSIIADGGIKYSGDITKALAAGADAVMIGSLLAGTDEAPGETILYQGRSYKIYRGMGSLGAMRKGSKDRYFQEGVEDSSKLVPEGIEGMVPYRGPVADSAHQLVGGLRAGMGYVGAPTIEELQTKGKFVQITAAGLKESHVHDVTITKEAPNYRLEK; encoded by the coding sequence ATGGAAGGGTACCCCACCCAAAAGTTTCCCCAAGGCCTCACCTTTGATGATGTCCTCCTCCTGCCCGGAGAGAGTGAAGTCCTGCCCAAGGATGTAGATACCTCCACGCGACTGACAAGCCGGATTCTTCTTCGTATCCCCCTCATTTCCGCGGCGATGGATTCTGTGACCGATGCCCGGATGGCGATCGCCATGGCCCGTTGTGGCGGGATCGGGATCATTCATCGCAACATGACCATTCCCGAACAGGCCCTTGAGATTGAAAGGGTCAAAAAGTCGGAATCCGGGATGATCCTCAAGCCGATTACCCTTTCGCCCGACCAGAAGGTGAGGGATGCCGTCAAGGTGATGCAAGAAAATAATATCTCCGGCGTCCCGATCACCGAGGAGGGAGGGTTGGTCGGGATCCTGACCCACCGGGATTTGCGGTTCCTCAAAAATCTGAACCTCAAGATTGAAGAGGTGATGACCAAAGAGGTAGTCACCGCCAAGGAAGGGATTGATCTGGAGAAGGCGAAAGAGATCCTGCAAAAAAGAAGGATCGAAAAACTGCCGGTTGTGGACGCCAAGAACAACCTCAAGGGATTGATTACGATCAAGGATATTGAAAAGGCGACGAAGTACCCCGATTCCTGCAAGGATGAGCAGGGTCGGCTTCGGGTTGGCGCTGCTATTGGGGTGGGGGATGCCTCCTTGGAGAGGGCCGAGGTCCTCATCACAGCCGGGGCTGACCTCATTGTTATTGATACAGCCCACGGGCATACCCGTTCGGTTCTGGAAACGGTCAAGGCGTTCCGCAAAAAGTTTCCGGATCAGGATCTGATTGTCGGGAATGTGGCGACGGAAGAGGGGGCCGCTTCTCTGGTGAAGGCCGGGGTTGATGGAATCAAGGTTGGGGTCGGGCCCGGTTCGATCTGCACGACCCGGATTGTCTCCGGGGTCGGGGTCCCCCAGATTACCGCTATCCTCGCCTGTGCGGCGGCGGTCAAAAAGTCAACGGTTTCTATTATTGCCGATGGAGGGATCAAATATTCCGGGGACATCACGAAGGCGTTGGCGGCCGGGGCGGATGCGGTGATGATCGGAAGCCTCTTGGCCGGGACAGACGAAGCCCCGGGAGAAACGATCCTTTATCAGGGGCGTTCGTATAAAATCTATCGGGGGATGGGCTCTCTGGGGGCGATGCGGAAAGGGTCCAAGGATCGTTATTTTCAGGAAGGGGTCGAAGACTCCTCCAAACTGGTTCCGGAAGGGATCGAGGGGATGGTCCCTTATCGCGGGCCGGTGGCTGATTCGGCCCACCAATTGGTGGGGGGACTCCGGGCCGGGATGGGGTATGTCGGGGCGCCGACGATTGAAGAATTACAGACGAAGGGAAAGTTCGTGCAGATTACAGCCGCCGGGTTGAAGGAAAGTCATGTGCATGACGTGACGATCACAAAGGAAGCGCCGAATTACCGGTTAGAGAAATGA
- the meaB gene encoding methylmalonyl Co-A mutase-associated GTPase MeaB, producing the protein MSSRELIKKMLSGDKAALARVITLVENRSNGHLALMAEIQKHCGQATTIGVTGPPGSGKSTLVDKLTKNLRAEGKKIGIVAIDPSSPFSGGAVLGDRIRMQDHATDEAVFIRSLGSRGSRGGLSRATREVVKLYDAFGMDIVIVETVGVGQTELDIMEVADTTLVVLTPESGDTIQTMKAGILEIADIFVVNKADRDGAGQIQAELMAMLQLGEETKKRGEAPSGGTPWKPPVLLVQATKEIGIGELLQEIRRHEKSRSGPEKGKKRKALFQEEAREILLDELRPRLQRRMNKEGVWENPYELVAKILAKINL; encoded by the coding sequence ATGTCCTCGCGGGAACTGATCAAAAAAATGCTCTCCGGTGACAAGGCGGCGCTGGCACGGGTGATCACCCTGGTCGAGAACCGATCGAACGGTCATTTGGCCCTGATGGCAGAGATCCAAAAGCATTGTGGCCAGGCCACCACCATCGGGGTGACCGGACCACCAGGTTCCGGAAAGAGCACGCTCGTTGATAAACTGACAAAGAACCTCCGGGCAGAAGGGAAAAAGATCGGGATCGTCGCGATCGACCCCTCCAGCCCCTTTTCCGGCGGGGCGGTTTTGGGGGACCGGATCCGGATGCAGGACCATGCGACCGATGAGGCAGTCTTTATCCGGAGTCTCGGAAGCCGCGGGAGCCGCGGCGGCCTCTCACGCGCAACCCGTGAGGTAGTTAAACTCTACGACGCCTTCGGAATGGATATCGTGATTGTGGAGACGGTCGGTGTCGGGCAGACGGAACTGGATATTATGGAGGTGGCCGACACAACACTGGTTGTTTTGACTCCGGAATCGGGGGATACGATCCAGACAATGAAGGCGGGAATTTTAGAAATAGCGGATATTTTTGTCGTCAACAAGGCAGACCGGGATGGGGCGGGCCAGATCCAGGCAGAACTAATGGCGATGTTGCAACTTGGTGAGGAAACAAAGAAAAGAGGCGAAGCCCCCTCGGGTGGCACACCCTGGAAACCTCCTGTCTTGCTGGTTCAGGCGACCAAAGAGATCGGGATCGGAGAACTTCTCCAGGAGATTCGAAGACATGAAAAGAGCCGGTCGGGTCCGGAAAAGGGAAAAAAGAGAAAGGCCCTTTTTCAGGAGGAGGCGAGGGAGATCCTTCTGGATGAACTGCGTCCCCGCCTGCAACGGAGGATGAACAAGGAGGGAGTATGGGAGAACCCTTACGAGTTGGTGGCGAAGATCCTCGCCAAGATCAATCTATGA
- a CDS encoding PQQ-binding-like beta-propeller repeat protein, which produces MVTRRALEGAHVAPSTGRARWSLPLNAALRLFLVLLFSFSSPVFAVKVIKKGTGPYYKIPFKAKWVSKIKKGKLFRYKRKEFASPRIYKDRLFVGSDNGFFYALRQKSGHKLWRFKASGPIHSIPVFDDDVVYFGDTKGVLYALTIKDGKELWRFDQTGSEILAAPAVSGDLVYFSTLEGKLFALSRQSGEKIWEASHPLNLRKGFTIRNHSGPLIHDGVIYIGFADGLLAAYRENDGLPLWEKNLATGEGPFFDVDMVPLIDEGRLYAASFQGELICLDLAGKKTAKKSAEPKGVPPKILWQQQIGSGVSFAVQGETIFVSGSNGTLYALNKATGVKVWEKQVGEGALSAPVVSQSTVIVASTEKQVYFVNTANGDIKAGRFAKKGVFSDPVVAGDIVYYLSNGGRFYALKIVY; this is translated from the coding sequence ATGGTTACGCGCCGGGCTTTAGAAGGGGCTCACGTCGCCCCCTCCACGGGCAGAGCCCGATGGAGCCTCCCCCTCAACGCCGCTCTGCGGCTGTTTCTTGTTTTGCTCTTCTCTTTTTCTTCGCCCGTTTTCGCGGTCAAGGTCATCAAAAAGGGGACAGGGCCTTATTATAAAATTCCCTTCAAGGCCAAATGGGTCAGCAAGATCAAGAAGGGAAAGCTCTTCCGGTACAAGAGAAAGGAATTTGCCTCCCCCCGAATCTACAAGGATCGCCTCTTTGTCGGTTCCGACAACGGTTTCTTTTACGCCCTGAGGCAGAAGAGTGGCCACAAGCTCTGGCGTTTTAAGGCCTCCGGGCCAATCCATTCCATACCGGTCTTTGACGATGATGTCGTCTACTTTGGCGATACCAAGGGGGTTCTTTATGCGTTGACGATCAAAGATGGCAAAGAACTTTGGCGCTTTGACCAGACCGGTTCTGAAATCCTGGCGGCTCCAGCCGTGTCGGGGGATCTGGTCTATTTTTCAACGCTGGAAGGAAAACTGTTTGCCCTTTCCCGTCAATCCGGGGAAAAAATCTGGGAGGCTTCTCATCCTTTGAACCTGAGAAAGGGATTCACGATACGGAACCATAGTGGCCCCTTGATCCATGATGGGGTTATTTATATCGGTTTTGCCGATGGTCTCCTGGCTGCTTACAGGGAAAACGATGGCCTGCCCCTCTGGGAAAAGAATCTGGCAACTGGCGAAGGGCCGTTCTTTGACGTCGACATGGTGCCTCTGATCGATGAGGGGCGTCTCTACGCCGCCAGTTTTCAGGGAGAATTGATCTGCCTTGACCTTGCCGGCAAAAAAACGGCGAAGAAATCGGCTGAGCCTAAGGGTGTGCCACCCAAAATTCTTTGGCAACAACAGATCGGGAGCGGGGTCTCCTTTGCCGTTCAAGGGGAGACGATTTTCGTTTCCGGTTCCAACGGCACTCTTTATGCCTTGAACAAGGCAACAGGGGTGAAGGTCTGGGAAAAACAGGTGGGGGAGGGGGCGCTCTCGGCGCCGGTGGTTTCACAATCGACAGTCATTGTCGCCTCGACGGAAAAACAGGTCTACTTTGTCAATACCGCCAATGGGGATATCAAGGCGGGCCGGTTTGCCAAAAAAGGGGTTTTTAGCGACCCGGTTGTTGCCGGGGATATTGTCTATTATCTCTCCAATGGTGGGCGGTTCTACGCCTTGAAGATAGTCTACTAG
- the guaA gene encoding glutamine-hydrolyzing GMP synthase, which translates to MTSRILILDFGSQYTQLIARRIRELKVFCEILPCNAPLAKIKEFRAGALILSGGPASVYDKEAPLADRGILKLDLPILGICYGMQWLAREEGGKVEPGKVREYGPAKINVIRTEEIFVKLGSELDVWMSHGDHVVQPPVGFQIFAKSGNALIAAIGNPKKKIFGLQFHPEVVHTPEGRKILQNFIRVAGLRQDWSIGSFVDQKVKELRETIGSARLLCAVSGGVDSSVMAALLHKAVGDQLDAFFIDNGVLRKNEGERVLGMFQKNLAIHLKLVDSSDRFLKSLAGVIDPEEKRKRIGREFITVFEEEAKKIPGVQFLAQGTLYPDVIESVSFKGPSATIKSHHNVGGLPRKMHLKLVEPFRELFKDEVREIGRLIGVPEEIIQRQPFPGPGLAVRILGEVTKERLEILREADDIILSEIKKAGFYTKVWQSFGVLLPVKTVGVMGDARTYENVIALRVVESQDGMTANWVKLPYDLMERISSRVINEVRGVNRVVYDISSKPPATIEWE; encoded by the coding sequence ATGACCTCCCGTATTCTGATTTTAGATTTTGGTTCCCAATACACACAACTGATTGCGCGCCGGATCCGGGAGCTAAAGGTTTTCTGCGAGATCCTTCCCTGTAACGCCCCTCTTGCCAAGATCAAGGAATTTAGGGCAGGGGCGCTGATCCTCTCTGGCGGGCCGGCCTCTGTTTACGACAAAGAGGCCCCTTTGGCTGATCGAGGAATTCTGAAACTTGATCTTCCGATTCTTGGTATTTGTTATGGGATGCAATGGTTGGCGCGCGAAGAGGGTGGAAAGGTGGAGCCCGGAAAGGTGAGGGAGTACGGACCGGCCAAGATCAATGTTATTCGGACAGAAGAGATCTTTGTAAAACTTGGTTCAGAACTGGATGTCTGGATGAGCCATGGGGATCATGTGGTTCAGCCCCCTGTGGGGTTTCAGATTTTTGCCAAGAGTGGCAATGCCCTGATTGCGGCCATTGGAAATCCAAAAAAGAAAATCTTTGGCCTTCAGTTTCACCCGGAGGTGGTTCATACCCCCGAGGGGAGAAAAATCCTTCAAAATTTCATCCGCGTTGCCGGTCTCAGGCAGGATTGGTCGATCGGGTCGTTTGTCGATCAGAAGGTGAAGGAACTTAGGGAAACTATCGGTTCGGCACGTCTCCTTTGCGCCGTCTCTGGTGGTGTTGATTCATCGGTGATGGCGGCCCTCCTTCACAAAGCGGTTGGTGACCAGCTGGACGCCTTCTTTATTGATAACGGGGTGTTGAGAAAAAACGAGGGAGAACGTGTTTTAGGAATGTTCCAGAAAAACTTGGCTATTCATCTAAAATTAGTTGATTCATCAGACAGGTTTTTAAAATCTTTGGCAGGGGTTATTGACCCTGAGGAGAAGAGAAAAAGGATCGGGAGGGAGTTTATTACGGTCTTTGAAGAAGAGGCGAAAAAAATTCCGGGGGTCCAATTTTTGGCTCAGGGGACGTTGTATCCGGACGTGATCGAGTCGGTTTCCTTTAAAGGGCCGTCGGCGACGATCAAGAGTCATCATAATGTCGGTGGTCTTCCTCGGAAAATGCACCTCAAGCTGGTGGAACCGTTTCGGGAACTCTTTAAGGATGAGGTGAGGGAGATTGGTCGTCTGATCGGGGTGCCGGAGGAGATTATTCAAAGGCAACCGTTTCCGGGGCCGGGGCTTGCCGTTCGGATCCTTGGCGAAGTCACGAAGGAACGCCTGGAGATTCTCCGTGAGGCGGACGATATTATTCTCTCTGAAATCAAAAAAGCTGGTTTCTATACCAAGGTCTGGCAGTCATTTGGTGTTTTACTCCCGGTCAAGACGGTTGGGGTAATGGGGGATGCCCGGACCTATGAAAATGTGATCGCCCTTCGGGTGGTGGAGAGCCAGGACGGGATGACCGCCAACTGGGTCAAGCTTCCTTATGATTTGATGGAAAGGATTTCGAGCCGTGTGATCAACGAGGTCCGCGGCGTCAACCGGGTCGTCTACGATATCTCCTCCAAACCTCCGGCTACCATTGAGTGGGAGTGA